A single region of the Phycisphaerae bacterium RAS1 genome encodes:
- a CDS encoding Transposase IS200 like protein: protein MPWRKFKTRRTWNEPGHAHELTFCCYRRYPFLRADRTRQWFLNALQMARRRFPLELWAYVIMPEHVHLLLWPTSADVDIGAVRKAVKLAVSRRAIAHIREYHPEWLERLRVTWPDGRVEHHFWQAGGGYDRNLLREDAVWAAIDYIHANPVRRGLCRIPEDWEWSSARWYAGVRPTILEMDGPPPTPTPGTITRRRR, encoded by the coding sequence ATGCCTTGGCGAAAATTCAAGACGCGCCGCACATGGAACGAGCCCGGCCACGCCCACGAGCTGACGTTTTGTTGCTATCGCCGCTACCCATTCCTCAGGGCCGACCGCACCCGTCAGTGGTTTCTCAACGCCCTCCAAATGGCCCGCCGCCGATTCCCGCTGGAACTCTGGGCCTACGTCATCATGCCCGAGCATGTGCACTTGTTGCTGTGGCCCACCTCCGCCGACGTCGATATCGGCGCCGTCCGCAAGGCCGTCAAGCTCGCCGTGTCGCGTCGCGCCATCGCGCACATCCGCGAGTACCACCCCGAATGGCTCGAGCGCCTGCGCGTCACCTGGCCCGACGGCCGCGTCGAGCACCACTTCTGGCAGGCCGGCGGCGGATACGACCGCAATCTCTTGCGCGAAGACGCCGTCTGGGCCGCGATCGACTACATCCACGCCAACCCCGTCCGCCGCGGCCTGTGTCGAATCCCCGAAGACTGGGAATGGTCGAGCGCCCGCTGGTACGCCGGCGTCCGCCCGACAATCCTCGAAATGGACGGCCCGCCTCCGACGCCGACGCCCGGTACGATTACGCGTCGACGGCGATGA